One genomic region from Amaranthus tricolor cultivar Red isolate AtriRed21 chromosome 12, ASM2621246v1, whole genome shotgun sequence encodes:
- the LOC130797184 gene encoding uncharacterized protein LOC130797184 codes for MGTLIGHVAPGFGFFLIGFWHLLNHLKQLALKGPNNYKSYPWFPTNIRRLRHLELYLIMLGTSYSVAMELFIGPDRHQPLDPDGTIPSNHLHNFEHSSISLTFFVYAFFGLALDKWASPKIPAQYDVLQFLGALAFGQQLLMFHLHSADHMGVEGQYHWLLQLVIFVSMSTTILGIAYPGSFVIAFTRSISILFQGVWLMVMGFALWTPGLISKGCFMHVEEGHQVVRCDGNESLHRAKALVNIQFSWFLILLAVFAASFYIFIMKMYGENNVEYSSMELSHQEEDIEALKIGGKYAETQSFISNKAIDHMER; via the exons atggGTACTCTTATTGGTCATGTAGCACCCGGGTTCGGGTTCTTCCTAATCGGGTTTTGGCACCTTTTAAACCACCTTAAACAACTAGCCCTTAAAGGACCCAACAACTACAAGTCATACCCATGGTTCCCTACAAACATCCGCCGTCTACGCCACCTTGAACTATACCTTATCATGCTAGGAACATCTTACTCCGTCGCCATGGAGCTTTTTATCGGGCCGGATCGACACCAACCTTTGGACCCAGATGGAACCATCCCTTCCAACCATCTTCATAACTTTGAACATTCTTCCATTTCTCTTACGTTCTTTGTTTACGCCTTTTTTGGGCTTGCTTTAGATAAGTGGGCCAGCCCGAAAATCCCGGCCCAATATGATGTTCTTCAGTTTCTTGGGGCACTTGCATTTGGACAACAATTATTAATGTTTCACCTTCATTCAGCTGATCATATGGGCGTTGAAGGACAATATCATTGGCTTCTTCAACTTGTTATCTTCGTATCTATGTCTACTACTATCCTTGGTATCGCATACCCAg GGAGTTTTGTGATCGCATTCACTAGGTCTATAAGCATACTATTCCAAGGAGTATGGCTAATGGTAATGGGGTTTGCATTGTGGACCCCAGGATTGATTTCTAAAGGATGTTTCATGCATGTAGAAGAAGGTCACCAAGTTGTTAGGTGTGATGGAAATGAGTCCCTTCACCGAGCTAAGGCCTTGGTTAATATTCAATTTAGTTGGTTCTTAATTTTATTGGCCGTCTTTGCCGCGTCgttctatatttttattatgaaaatGTATGGTGAAAATAATGTTGAGTATAGTTCTATGGAACTGTCTCATCAAGAGGAAGATATTGAAGCGCTAAAGATTGGTGGTAAATATGCTGAAACGCAGAGTTTTATTAGCAATAAGGCTATTGATCATATGGAAAGGtga